The genomic segment GCGAACAAATACTCGACGAAAGAGATGACAGTTCCATTGTTGATATGTACGGTGACGACGCCATAGAAGACGGTGATGTTGACGTGGATCCCCAAATTGATCCCACAATTCCCATGTCTCAGCGTTTGCAATTTGCCAACTGCATGAATAATGGTGGAACATCCCAACTCTACATTGATTTTAACCCCACTAGCAGGGGCGTTTCAGGTCAGATTATCTGCTACGTGCACGACCCCGACGCATGTATCGTGCTTACCCCTTGCTTTTCTGACTTTTTACAAAAACACATCGATTCATCCTGTTCGTTTCTTCCCTATAATTACGAACTTGATGAATCCGACTAACAACCAACGACCAACCGAGAGGAACAGCCATAATCGTGGGATGGCGATGAAGAAGTAATCACAAGGAAGCATCCCCAAGCAACCAGCCGACCCGACACCTACACAAAAGGATAATGGCAACACTGTGAACAACTTCGTCGAACAATATACTAGGCTCGCCACTGAAGAGCAGCGTGAGAACTTCCTGGTCGGATACAACAATGATAACGAAGAACCTTTTAACGACGATGAAGTCGACATCCTCCTTCGTGACCTTCACTCCACCAGCGAACCCTTCTTCAAAGTAGCTATTATTAACTGCCTTGCGCGAAACTCTAATTCTTTCTTTATTAAAAACGCCTTGATTGCCCTTATCAGCGATATGAGCGAGGACGAACTCGTCCTGTCCCACGCCGCCCAAGATTTACGCTGGTATAGGCTTGATGCAGATGACTACCAAGTAGTGTTTGATGCACTCGTTGAATACCACGGCAAAGAGCGGTATGAAAACTGCACCTCCAGCCTCATCCGCATCCTTTACCGCAATAGGAAAAAGGGCGCTCTACCGTACTTATTGGAACTACGGTCACGCGGCTTCTACCAGGGGGTTTATTGGGTAGATAACGCTGAGTTGGAGCAGCCCCTGCTCTGATCTCACCAAAAGAAAGCATAAGGCGGTGTGCCCTCTACTGCACACCGCCTTATGCTTATGTGCCCTTCACCGGGCACATAAGCATTCTACTTACCAAAACCATTCGGATAGGGGCGAGCGTTAAGAGCTGCATCACTATCAAGAACTTTTCGGTTAGCATTTCCGTTATCAACCGCTGCGGTTCGCTCTACGCTTTTCGCGCCGGCCGCGTTAACAACCTCAAGGCGCTGATACTCGCGCGGCAGCTTCAATTCACGTTGGGTATGGTGCACAAAGTGCTGAGCAACACCCCAGTTAATAACGGATTGCGCATCGTACTCAAGAGATTGCTGGTCACCTTTTCCTAGCTGATCACGAACACTCTTGAGGAAAGTAAGCGCCTCATCATTTTTCTGCAACCGTGCGCCTTTGTTGGTGCGCTGGCCTTCAACACCAACAGGGTTCAGGGTGTGTTCCCGCACATCCGCGTGCCCCTCATCCAGCACCTTGGCGGCCTTCTCTGTTTCGGCCTTATCAACGCCGACTTTGTTCAAGTCCAGTTCTCGTGCTGCCGAGTTTCCCTCAGCCCGCAGTAGCGAGAGCATGAAACGAGCCTTCGCCCAGGACGCGGCATCGTTACTTTTCGCCTCCGCAAGCTTCATCGGCTCCACATCTCCACCCTTGGCTGCACCATTAAGCTGCCCTGTTGCTGCAAGCGCAAAGCTTTCCCGAACTTTGTACACGGCATAGGTGATGTTGAGTTCCTTGTAATATTTCTGAACATCCGGCGCTGGTGTGATAAAAAACTCATCCGTCCACACCTTTGGTGCCTGCGCAGCAGCTGGTGCGGATGCCTCTGATACAGGCGCGGCTGGCGCGCTTGGTGCCACAGATGGAGCTGGCGCAGCCGCAGCGCTACCAACAATTCCTCCCCCAGTTAACCCCAGCGAGACAACTCCAGCACATCCGATAACCGCTGTTGAGACACCGCGGAGCATTGCCGATGTTGCAACAGCGACGACACTGCGTGTCACGGCGCTTTGCGTGTGGATCATGACCACCCTCCTTGGGGAAAACCTGAACGGAAGAACAATAAGGGCTGAAGCTACGACTCTAACATACCCGATTTCGGCAGCGTCCGGCACCCTACAAGGACGGTAGTGACGCCCATGACAAGCCGAGTACCGTACAGCACGCTTTAGGTAATCTCATTATTAGTTTCTACAATTCTTGTAGATATGTCAACAAGAATCATGCACCACACTACCCACGACTCCCTGTGGCATGCTTATCGACGCCCCGACCACGTCCCCCACATCGTTTGTGCTCACTGCACGCCACCAGTAGCGCTTGTCGTTGCGGCATCAGGCTGGTCTAGGGTTTTGAAAAACTGGTCGGTAATGGAAACTGCCGATTGCGAACCTCCACCCAGCACAATCAAGGTGGCAAAGGCAATGTCGTCCCGGTATCCGGTAAACCAGGCGTGTGAACCGTTGGAGATCTCCGCCTCACCGGTTTTGCCGTGGACCTCACCGCCTGTCTGCATGCCACGCGCCGTTCCAGAGGTAACCACAGAACGCATCATTTGTTGCAGGGCGGCAATCGCCTCAGGCGAGGGTGGATCAACCTGAGTATCAACCTTGGTTTCATGCCCGCTGATCAGTACAGGTGTTGGGGTTTTCCCGGCCGCCGCAGTCGCAGCAACCAACGCCATTCCGAACGGGCTGGCTAGATCGTGCCCCTGTCCGAAACCAGCGTCCACGCGGTCCATGATGTCGTCACCTCCCGACACAGACCCAGTCAGAGTATCTAAGCCTTCGATGGTGTAGTCCACTCCAAGGCCAAATTGTTTAGCGTAGTTTTTCAGTTCACCAGGCTTCAAGCGTGAGGAAATATCAGCAAAAGACGTGTTGCACGATGCCGCAAATGCCGTTTCAAGCGGAACATTCCCACGGGAGAACTGGTTGTAGTTTGTGACAATACGATTGCCGATATCCATGGTCCCTGGACAGGGAACAATGGTGTCAGGAGTCATCTTCTCACTTTGCATACCTGCGGCAGCTGTAATGATCTTGAAGGTCGAACCTGGAGGGTACTGCCCCATCAACGCAATATTGCCATCCTCGTCAGCCGTTTCTGTCTGGGCAATAGCCAAAATGTCTCCCGTTG from the Corynebacterium durum genome contains:
- a CDS encoding SMI1/KNR4 family protein, whose translation is MPTVVSEYLAILRKNFNEDDRESFAHVTGATDNDLARVLAVYPDTPEEFQQLLKQVDGTWGRDYGNHEVLVYMFASDLGAEETETGDYNYPYFMNSCEQILDERDDSSIVDMYGDDAIEDGDVDVDPQIDPTIPMSQRLQFANCMNNGGTSQLYIDFNPTSRGVSGQIICYVHDPDACIVLTPCFSDFLQKHIDSSCSFLPYNYELDESD